The Calditrichota bacterium nucleotide sequence ACGGTCAACCCCGCCAACCTGCGTTTGGGTGCCTTGGCCAGTTTTTCCCACCCACTGCCGTCGCGGAACACCTCGAGCAGGTGGACGACCTCCACCTCGCCCGCATAGTCAGCGGGAGCAGGAAGCGCGTCCTTGTATGGGCGCACCGGCTCATCGTCGCGCAAGAAGGCGTTGACCCTCTGCCGGCGCAGCGGATCGAGCGCAATGGCGCGATTGGCCCTCTTCAGTGTGCTGTAGCAGAAGGCGCAGGTCGTAGTCACCTGCCGGTTACCTGCCTGGCGCACATTGCGGAGAATGCGGATTTGCGGGACGAGGTTGGCAATTTTCTCTTCGGTGAGCGGGTAGGTGGCGCCGCAGCAGGTCCAGGGTTCGGGCTCTTGGAGCTCTATGCCCAGTCTACTCGCCGCCGCTTTGGTGGTGGTGTCCAAATGGGGAGTCTTGTCCTTGAGCGTGCATCCTGGATAGTACGAGAGCTTCATGCACCGTCCCTCGTCACAGGCCGTACTTGCGGAAAGCGCTGACCAGCGCCTGTTGCGGCGCCTCTGCCAGCACATCTGCCGGCAGGTCTTCTGGTGCTAAGTACTCGACCTTGGCCGCCATGGCCAACATGCGCAAGGCCTCAGCTAACCGAGAAAAGTCGATCCCCTTCGGGCAGCGGGAATAGCATTGGAAGCACGAGGCACACAGCCAGATGGTCTTGCAGCCGAGCACCTCCTGTTCCTGGCCCAATTGGAGCAGGCGGATGACCTGGCTGGGGATAAGGTCCATCTCGGGGGTAACTGGGCAACCTGAGGAGCACTTGCCGCACTGGTAGCACTCCCTTGGGTCCACGCCGCTGAGGCTGCGCACCCGCGCCACGAATTCGCTGTTCACTAGGCGGCCTGTCAACGAAAGGCCCCCGCGCTGCGCGACTCTCTGGGCGGAAAGGCGTCCTCGTACCGCTTCGACGTCGGCTGTCACTTGGTGCGCCGCCATGCTCTCCTTCCCTTTGGTTTGCATCCATCCGTTGGTACGCGGCGCGATCCACCGGTCGCGCCCGTGGCCTTAAGCTTCGACAAACACCGTGCCAGCCCCCCACGCCAGTCGTACCCGCGGTGTCAAGATTTACAAGGTGTTGAAAAGCGAGCTTGCCCCGCCGTGCTTCGCGCCGACACGCCCATTCCCAGTTTTGGGAAAAGGACGAAAACACCTTGCCGAATTTGAGAAGAGGGCGCCACTGACTTTCGAACTGAACCCGGCCAAACAACCGCGTAGCTTGGTTAGTTTAGGGCATCGGG carries:
- a CDS encoding 4Fe-4S dicluster domain-containing protein — its product is MAAHQVTADVEAVRGRLSAQRVAQRGGLSLTGRLVNSEFVARVRSLSGVDPRECYQCGKCSSGCPVTPEMDLIPSQVIRLLQLGQEQEVLGCKTIWLCASCFQCYSRCPKGIDFSRLAEALRMLAMAAKVEYLAPEDLPADVLAEAPQQALVSAFRKYGL